From the Puniceicoccus vermicola genome, one window contains:
- a CDS encoding IS256 family transposase: ERGLRRIDLAISDKAAGLIEVLPEFYPQAKWQRCVFHFHKNILHKVPKQKREEVIPMLKAIHAQEDAKSAREKAVAIVDKLEAMKLGSAAGILLNGIDESLTYYQFPREHHRSIRTNNLLERIMKEIRRRTRVVGSFPDGKSALMLACARLRYIATKSWSDTRKYMDMTKLEETELQQTA, from the coding sequence GAGCGGGGGCTGCGCCGGATCGACCTGGCGATCTCCGATAAGGCTGCGGGGTTGATCGAGGTCTTACCGGAGTTTTATCCGCAAGCCAAATGGCAACGGTGCGTGTTCCACTTCCACAAAAACATCCTGCACAAAGTGCCCAAACAAAAGCGAGAGGAAGTCATCCCCATGCTCAAGGCAATCCATGCTCAGGAAGACGCTAAGAGCGCCCGCGAAAAAGCCGTTGCCATAGTCGACAAACTCGAAGCCATGAAACTCGGATCGGCGGCCGGGATCCTTTTGAACGGAATCGACGAATCGCTCACCTACTACCAGTTCCCCAGAGAGCATCATCGTAGTATCCGGACGAACAACTTGCTTGAAAGAATCATGAAGGAAATCCGGCGAAGAACCCGAGTCGTCGGAAGCTTCCCGGATGGGAAAAGCGCTCTCATGCTCGCCTGCGCCAGACTCCGCTACATCGCCACCAAATCCTGGTCCGATACCCGCAAATATATGGATATGACCAAGCTGGAGGAAACCGAACTTCAACAAACTGCCTGA
- a CDS encoding helix-turn-helix domain-containing protein — protein sequence MSNFSEVVREFVQRRGLTGSQLAEDIGLSAVAVSRIVTGQSKPRQVTLSRLMKRLCTSKEEEQMLIAAYESKGVEDLPLAPIVSEAANAQAEEERVRRFMEVKAQSIAFKRSVARELDKLGIPYRQEVIEKLVVTDFLLELGERRIALECKYNLHRDLEKSVISARLIREQFHCDQVYIVVPFYDEEGDSLDCEEEIRILPLQDLAEAINLENNE from the coding sequence GTGTCAAATTTTTCTGAAGTCGTCCGTGAGTTCGTTCAAAGGCGGGGATTGACCGGAAGTCAGCTTGCGGAGGACATTGGCCTTAGTGCTGTAGCCGTCAGTCGAATTGTCACCGGGCAGTCAAAGCCCCGTCAGGTTACTCTTTCCCGCCTGATGAAACGACTGTGCACCTCGAAAGAAGAGGAGCAGATGCTCATCGCAGCCTATGAATCGAAGGGTGTTGAAGACCTTCCGCTTGCTCCGATTGTTTCCGAGGCAGCCAATGCGCAAGCCGAGGAGGAGCGAGTTCGCCGCTTCATGGAGGTCAAAGCGCAGTCGATTGCCTTCAAGCGATCAGTCGCCCGGGAATTGGATAAGCTTGGTATACCTTATCGTCAGGAGGTGATCGAGAAACTGGTTGTGACTGATTTTCTGCTGGAGCTCGGCGAGAGGCGTATTGCTCTCGAATGTAAATATAACCTCCACCGTGATCTGGAGAAGTCCGTCATTTCAGCCCGGCTGATTCGGGAGCAGTTTCACTGCGATCAGGTGTATATCGTCGTTCCCTTCTATGATGAGGAAGGCGACAGTTTAGACTGTGAAGAAGAAATTCGCATCCTGCCGCTGCAGGATCTCGCCGAGGCTATCAATCTGGAGAATAATGAGTAA
- a CDS encoding KilA-N domain-containing protein, translating into MSKINRQIEVLDTPVNVSRMQEADFISLTDIARHRNADRSDDLIRNWVRNRNTLEFLGVWERIHNPDFNSVEFDGFRMQAGLNSFTLTPKQWIERTNAKGLVSKAGRYGGTFAHRDIAFEFASWVSVEFKLYLIKEFQRLQEAEQKQLGWDVKRNLTKINYRIHTDAIQANLIPPELTGKQVSLIYASEADVLNMALFGQTAKDWRDAHPGEKGNIRDQANASQLVCLANLENLNALFINEGMAQAERLKKLNRIAIEQMEILTSDHNRNLQGGGDAK; encoded by the coding sequence ATGAGTAAAATAAACCGCCAGATCGAAGTCCTGGATACTCCGGTAAACGTGTCTCGAATGCAGGAGGCAGATTTCATCTCCCTGACTGACATCGCCCGTCACCGAAATGCTGATCGAAGCGACGATTTGATCCGGAACTGGGTGCGAAATCGAAACACCCTGGAGTTCCTTGGCGTTTGGGAGCGCATTCACAATCCGGATTTTAATTCCGTCGAATTCGACGGGTTTAGAATGCAGGCTGGTCTCAATAGCTTCACACTGACGCCGAAACAGTGGATCGAGCGAACCAACGCCAAAGGCCTCGTTTCTAAAGCTGGCCGCTACGGCGGCACCTTCGCCCACCGCGACATTGCCTTCGAGTTCGCCTCCTGGGTTTCGGTCGAGTTCAAGCTCTACTTGATCAAGGAGTTTCAGCGCCTGCAGGAGGCCGAGCAAAAGCAACTGGGCTGGGATGTGAAGCGCAACCTGACCAAGATCAACTACCGCATTCACACCGACGCCATTCAGGCGAATCTGATTCCGCCGGAGCTGACGGGAAAACAAGTCAGCCTGATTTACGCCAGCGAGGCCGACGTCCTGAACATGGCGCTCTTCGGCCAGACGGCAAAGGACTGGCGCGACGCCCACCCCGGCGAAAAGGGTAACATCCGCGATCAGGCCAATGCCTCGCAACTCGTCTGTCTAGCGAACCTAGAAAACCTGAATGCTCTTTTCATCAACGAAGGCATGGCACAAGCCGAGCGGCTAAAGAAGCTCAATCGCATTGCCATCGAGCAGATGGAGATTCTGACCAGTGACCACAACCGGAACCTGCAGGGGGGAGGGGATGCGAAATGA
- a CDS encoding metallophosphoesterase family protein translates to MIRFIHTADWQMGMKASGLGQVSKAVRDARLDSIKRLVELGNDRDAELMLITGDIFEDNAVDRLLVRKVGQLLAGFNGKVFITPGNHDPLVPGSVWEHPVWEESANTTVVRENSPIELEHCTIYPTPLKEKYSTRNPVSWIQAQDCSTIAIGMSHGNVEGLPDVEPDFPIPQDAAERAGLDYLGIGHWHSYSPYKDGKGVIRIAYSGTHETTKFGERESGNVLLVEIADRGAAPSIEVLPTGKLSWHSLERSLESPGALKSVISELSSIISPENALVRLRLSGLLFASDREDLESIGEILQTRFLFGKLMADALSPAPEDDTWIEELPVGALREAAEHIRQKAMHAPVERDRAVATRALLELFDSKEKAAS, encoded by the coding sequence ATGATCCGCTTTATACATACCGCAGACTGGCAGATGGGCATGAAAGCCAGTGGATTAGGTCAGGTATCAAAGGCAGTGCGCGATGCTCGTTTGGACTCAATTAAGCGCTTGGTCGAACTCGGGAATGACCGGGATGCCGAGTTAATGCTGATCACCGGGGATATTTTTGAGGATAACGCGGTCGACCGCTTGCTTGTTCGTAAGGTGGGCCAATTACTGGCTGGCTTTAACGGAAAGGTGTTTATTACGCCTGGAAATCATGATCCTTTGGTTCCCGGTAGTGTTTGGGAGCATCCAGTATGGGAAGAAAGTGCGAATACGACAGTCGTTCGAGAAAACAGTCCCATTGAGCTAGAGCACTGCACTATTTATCCCACTCCGTTAAAAGAGAAATACTCCACGCGTAATCCAGTGTCTTGGATACAAGCTCAAGACTGCTCGACCATCGCTATTGGGATGAGCCATGGTAATGTTGAGGGTTTGCCTGATGTAGAGCCCGACTTCCCAATCCCTCAAGATGCAGCTGAAAGAGCAGGACTGGATTATTTGGGTATCGGCCATTGGCACTCATATTCTCCTTACAAGGATGGAAAAGGCGTCATCCGTATTGCTTATTCCGGCACGCACGAAACCACGAAATTCGGTGAACGCGAAAGTGGAAATGTGCTGCTAGTCGAGATTGCAGATCGAGGTGCTGCGCCATCGATAGAAGTGTTACCTACGGGAAAGTTGTCATGGCATTCCCTGGAGCGAAGTCTGGAATCTCCTGGTGCATTGAAGTCAGTCATCAGCGAATTGAGTAGTATTATATCGCCAGAGAATGCCTTGGTCCGCCTGCGTCTAAGTGGACTTCTATTTGCATCAGATCGTGAGGATCTGGAGTCCATTGGTGAGATACTACAAACGCGCTTCTTGTTCGGGAAATTGATGGCAGATGCGTTATCGCCTGCGCCCGAAGACGATACGTGGATTGAAGAGCTTCCAGTCGGTGCCTTGCGTGAAGCCGCTGAACATATTCGACAAAAGGCGATGCATGCTCCTGTAGAACGAGATCGTGCTGTCGCAACCCGGGCTTTGCTTGAGCTCTTTGATAGTAAGGAGAAGGCAGCATCATGA
- a CDS encoding AAA family ATPase → MILKRITVSNWRSLLDEVELGPFSEGLNVIHAPNGTGKSSLFEAMRRGLFDAHHVAGGEIAAVQPWGRDLTPSVAIEFIEGDETWRVEKSFLAGKSSKLLRLEGGAFKPVADGRNADDRIREILSAEAPGRGLSKQEHWGLAQILWAPQGALYLESISGTASERIKATLGVQISGDGGGQIENGIEEKYLEFFTKKGSYKGGKNAAPIVTLQEKRDELAEQLISIREKHLAYEQTAHSVEDARQRRLQARREADALRDTVNKARTNAEAYSKLKAEQSNKRDAESLAREKYDSLTTRQKQIKETRDQISEFTKSAKEQESKLSDLKIEETSDKEACAKLRTAQETARKKRSQVTERQNLIEDAREYREHNEGLRELNKRLEQIAQLNEQLIKAKRRQDGFLAPTAQTIRDLRKWLAQRDQAAASLKASQIHLSITPENAIEVKNTTDHSVVKVEAKQAFEISGDDWVDVSIKGFGSIRASGPEGSADEHRAELDAAKKKIETLAQPFGTEDPDKLQELREQADQIEREIKGHENRIQDILDEDELDALKKEQVELQARISETEKEYPKWKEEAPVIGELKSDYESFSKEIEDTISAAEDAFEQAQSKYTAAEKNVAEATAELKIVQGKLETANQQLKDQLSDGLSDDDRAKAISDALMAWQAAKTNAEKTEEALKQYPDDPSKEVDKLEKQLVALEDSESKARDEENKSEGQLQSLAAEGTYSKLVSAEEQISALESEIEQESIRMDAIKLLYDSVEECKSRMVASVSAPVERSASRMLSRIVGPRLGRLKLTGDFVPEAVSPEIASESVPLHNLSGGEQEQLYLVARLALADVLAKNRRQLVVLDDVLNATDSGRLARLLSLMEEVSDRLQIIILTCHPERYRALDKAEFFELN, encoded by the coding sequence ATGATTTTAAAGCGTATCACCGTTTCGAATTGGCGTAGCCTGCTGGATGAAGTCGAGCTTGGACCATTCTCAGAAGGGTTGAATGTAATTCATGCCCCGAATGGAACCGGGAAGTCTTCACTTTTCGAGGCGATGCGACGCGGTCTTTTTGATGCCCACCACGTTGCCGGTGGTGAAATAGCAGCTGTCCAGCCTTGGGGCCGTGATCTGACACCTTCCGTCGCAATAGAATTTATCGAAGGTGATGAAACTTGGCGTGTGGAGAAGTCCTTTCTCGCGGGTAAGTCATCCAAGCTGCTGAGGCTAGAGGGTGGGGCTTTCAAGCCAGTCGCTGATGGTCGTAATGCCGATGATCGTATTCGTGAAATACTTTCTGCGGAGGCTCCGGGGCGTGGCTTATCAAAACAAGAGCACTGGGGCTTGGCTCAAATCCTGTGGGCGCCACAGGGTGCACTTTACCTTGAATCAATCTCCGGAACAGCATCAGAGAGAATTAAAGCGACTCTCGGTGTCCAGATTTCGGGTGATGGTGGCGGACAGATTGAAAACGGAATTGAGGAAAAATACCTGGAGTTCTTTACCAAGAAGGGAAGTTACAAAGGTGGTAAAAATGCAGCACCTATTGTGACGCTCCAGGAAAAGCGAGACGAACTAGCCGAGCAGCTCATATCAATCCGTGAGAAACATTTAGCCTACGAGCAGACGGCTCACAGTGTAGAAGATGCTCGGCAGCGACGCCTGCAAGCGCGCCGTGAAGCAGATGCCTTACGGGATACGGTAAACAAAGCACGCACCAATGCGGAGGCCTACTCTAAGCTGAAGGCAGAGCAGTCCAACAAGCGTGATGCGGAGTCTCTGGCCAGAGAGAAATACGATTCACTGACGACTCGGCAGAAACAGATCAAAGAAACTCGTGATCAGATAAGTGAGTTTACCAAGTCTGCTAAAGAACAGGAATCTAAACTTTCTGACCTTAAGATAGAAGAAACATCAGACAAAGAAGCCTGCGCTAAGCTACGCACTGCTCAGGAAACTGCCCGTAAAAAGCGTAGTCAGGTCACCGAACGACAGAATCTCATCGAGGATGCACGCGAATACCGCGAGCATAACGAAGGCCTCCGCGAGCTTAATAAACGCCTAGAGCAGATCGCTCAGTTGAACGAGCAGCTCATTAAGGCGAAGAGGCGTCAGGATGGTTTTCTGGCGCCTACTGCACAAACAATTCGTGATCTTAGAAAATGGCTGGCACAGAGAGATCAAGCTGCTGCATCACTAAAGGCATCCCAGATTCATCTCTCGATCACACCAGAAAACGCAATCGAGGTAAAAAACACCACGGATCACTCGGTAGTTAAGGTCGAAGCCAAGCAAGCGTTTGAGATATCCGGTGACGATTGGGTCGATGTTTCAATTAAAGGATTTGGCTCGATCCGCGCTTCTGGGCCGGAGGGGAGTGCGGATGAGCACCGTGCCGAGCTTGATGCAGCCAAGAAGAAAATTGAAACTCTGGCTCAGCCTTTTGGCACTGAAGATCCGGATAAACTTCAAGAATTACGTGAGCAGGCTGATCAAATCGAACGCGAAATTAAAGGTCATGAGAACCGCATCCAGGATATTTTGGACGAGGATGAACTTGATGCTTTGAAAAAAGAACAAGTCGAGCTGCAGGCTAGGATTTCGGAAACGGAAAAGGAATATCCAAAATGGAAGGAGGAAGCTCCAGTCATCGGTGAGCTAAAGTCTGATTACGAAAGTTTTAGCAAGGAGATTGAGGATACGATTTCAGCTGCAGAGGATGCGTTTGAACAAGCGCAGAGCAAATATACTGCAGCAGAGAAGAATGTTGCGGAGGCGACAGCTGAACTAAAGATCGTTCAAGGGAAATTGGAGACGGCGAATCAACAACTCAAAGATCAGCTCAGTGATGGTTTGTCTGACGATGATCGAGCCAAGGCAATTTCTGATGCCTTAATGGCCTGGCAGGCTGCCAAGACAAATGCCGAGAAGACCGAAGAGGCACTGAAACAGTATCCGGACGATCCCAGTAAAGAAGTCGATAAGTTGGAGAAGCAGCTCGTTGCGCTTGAAGATTCCGAATCGAAAGCCCGGGATGAAGAAAACAAGTCAGAGGGACAGCTTCAATCACTGGCTGCAGAAGGCACTTATTCCAAATTAGTCTCTGCAGAAGAACAAATTTCCGCCTTGGAATCCGAAATCGAGCAGGAGTCCATTCGTATGGATGCAATCAAGTTGCTCTATGATAGCGTTGAGGAATGCAAAAGCCGTATGGTAGCGAGTGTATCAGCACCGGTTGAGCGCAGTGCATCACGCATGCTCTCCCGCATCGTAGGCCCGCGGCTAGGGCGACTTAAGTTGACGGGAGATTTTGTGCCAGAAGCGGTCAGTCCGGAGATCGCTTCAGAATCAGTTCCTCTGCATAACCTCTCTGGAGGTGAGCAGGAGCAACTTTACCTTGTTGCCCGACTGGCACTAGCCGATGTGCTCGCAAAGAACCGGCGCCAACTGGTTGTCCTCGATGATGTCCTGAATGCGACAGATTCCGGGCGGCTGGCTCGTTTGTTGTCTCTTATGGAGGAAGTATCCGACCGACTCCAAATTATCATCCTAACCTGCCACCCCGAGCGTTATCGCGCGCTCGATAAAGCTGAATTTTTTGAACTGAATTAA
- a CDS encoding SIR2 family protein: MYTHDPNRQISYLQQCLSGNKKPLGFLVGAGCPMSIQYQGNPIIPDIKGITSAIKQSFDEDADLKGVLNKITAQLEADGSSDPNIELILSHIRSLIVVVGNDTVRGLAADELKKIDKAICEEIERIVEKNHIDENSPYHHFANWSNSIDREHPITVFTTNYDLLLEEALESTKTPFFDGFSGSKNAFFDLQAVEEDAIPKRWVRLWKLHGSINWFRAENGNVFRSSVSPADTDSRLIHPSHLKYDESRRMPFLVMIDRLRAFLKQPTSLLVLNGYSFGDEHLNEVIMQGLQANPSSMAFALLYGELKNYETAIRLASTRSNLTLIAFDSGVVGGIKASWSMSEMMGELPLSDKWLVNVPKEAEPEEIDHTELRLGDFAVLGEFLRVLSGINEPDSNNSDE; the protein is encoded by the coding sequence ATGTATACGCACGACCCAAATCGTCAGATCAGCTACCTACAACAATGTCTTTCTGGTAATAAAAAACCATTGGGCTTCTTAGTTGGTGCAGGCTGTCCCATGTCAATACAGTATCAGGGTAATCCTATAATCCCGGATATTAAGGGCATTACAAGTGCAATTAAGCAAAGCTTTGACGAGGACGCCGACTTGAAGGGTGTTCTCAATAAAATCACCGCGCAGTTAGAGGCAGACGGTTCATCGGATCCGAATATTGAATTAATTCTTAGTCATATTCGTTCGCTGATTGTCGTTGTAGGTAACGATACGGTCAGAGGACTTGCTGCTGATGAATTGAAGAAAATTGATAAAGCAATCTGTGAAGAAATCGAGCGGATCGTTGAGAAAAACCATATTGACGAGAATAGTCCTTACCATCACTTTGCGAATTGGAGTAACTCAATTGATAGAGAACATCCGATAACTGTCTTCACTACAAATTATGACCTTTTGCTGGAGGAAGCCCTAGAGTCTACAAAAACACCATTTTTTGATGGATTCTCAGGGTCTAAGAATGCCTTCTTCGATCTTCAGGCGGTTGAAGAGGATGCCATTCCAAAACGTTGGGTTAGGCTTTGGAAATTACATGGCTCTATCAATTGGTTCCGGGCTGAGAATGGAAATGTATTTCGTTCCTCTGTGTCACCGGCGGACACAGATAGCAGGTTGATTCATCCTTCACATCTGAAATATGATGAGAGTAGACGAATGCCCTTCTTGGTCATGATTGATCGTTTGAGAGCGTTTCTCAAACAGCCTACAAGTTTGCTCGTATTGAATGGATACTCTTTTGGCGATGAGCATTTAAATGAAGTTATTATGCAAGGTCTTCAGGCAAATCCTTCATCAATGGCTTTTGCTCTGCTTTATGGGGAACTCAAAAACTATGAAACAGCGATTAGACTAGCATCAACTAGGTCTAATCTTACTCTAATAGCATTCGATAGTGGTGTCGTTGGTGGGATTAAAGCTAGTTGGTCGATGTCAGAGATGATGGGAGAGCTCCCTCTTTCGGATAAATGGTTGGTGAATGTTCCTAAAGAAGCAGAGCCGGAAGAGATCGACCACACTGAATTGCGTCTCGGTGACTTTGCTGTGCTGGGTGAATTCCTGAGGGTCTTGTCGGGAATTAATGAACCAGACTCAAATAACTCAGATGAATAG
- a CDS encoding ATP-binding protein, with amino-acid sequence MNQTQITQMNRSPTYIGTVQDVQGATIGVVMDKSTVSGLSFIDGEGYRIGQMGSFVKISIGFLNLYGIVSQVGASALPDNVADLDPYGQRWLRIQLVGEGHAGQKFQRGLSQYPTIGDNVHLVTESDLRAIYGHGELDDYVSVGCLASSESIPALVNINKLVTRHSAILGTTGSGKSTTVAGLIRSLSDKDKYPSARILIMDIHGEYERAFKGLSSNLRVGASQGGSTAPLYVPYWALNFDELCAVCFDGPLEGNRLAAVADAVLELKREGLRGFPCPGITEHSLSVDSPVPFSIHKLWLDLHIKEYKTVIPAPGGDANERIPAYVLDESDQPVETGDAMRVVAPIFRSVKTTGPAEERVQHANEGANLRQPLAALASKLRDPRYAFIFRPGEFLPNENGVPSADLDSLLHSWVGGEQPVTILDLSGIPASILDILIGALLRVLYDALFWARKLPEGGQERPLLLVLEEAHSYLNSERNTSAGSAVKRIAKEGRKYGVGLMIVSQRPSEVDSTVLSQCGTIFSLRLSNDSDRGQVVGASADNLKGLFDMLPILRIGEAIIVGESVSLPIRCLVKTPPVSERPDSLDPAVVARGSEVEDGFSVPGGWNQKRDPVDYIPVVRQWRSQSSDYIHAVEEETTTTQTEGENDNGMD; translated from the coding sequence ATGAACCAGACTCAAATAACTCAGATGAATAGATCTCCGACATATATTGGCACGGTTCAGGATGTCCAAGGGGCAACCATTGGGGTTGTGATGGATAAGAGCACAGTATCTGGACTTAGTTTCATTGACGGCGAAGGCTACAGAATAGGTCAGATGGGAAGCTTCGTTAAAATCTCTATCGGGTTCCTGAATTTATACGGAATTGTTTCCCAAGTAGGAGCGAGTGCGCTACCAGATAATGTTGCTGATTTGGATCCTTATGGCCAGCGGTGGCTTCGTATCCAACTTGTAGGTGAAGGGCACGCTGGGCAGAAATTTCAACGAGGACTATCGCAATATCCAACTATCGGCGACAATGTTCATTTAGTTACAGAGAGTGATCTACGCGCAATATATGGGCATGGAGAATTAGATGACTACGTAAGCGTGGGTTGCCTAGCGAGTTCAGAGAGTATCCCAGCTTTAGTTAACATAAACAAGTTAGTCACTCGTCATTCCGCTATACTAGGAACAACTGGTTCGGGTAAATCAACAACCGTGGCTGGCCTTATTCGCTCATTATCAGATAAAGACAAATACCCCTCAGCACGTATCCTGATTATGGATATTCATGGGGAATATGAGCGTGCATTTAAGGGGCTTTCCTCAAACTTGAGAGTCGGTGCTAGCCAAGGTGGCTCAACCGCACCTCTATACGTTCCATACTGGGCACTTAATTTTGATGAACTTTGCGCTGTGTGTTTTGACGGTCCTCTGGAGGGTAATCGTTTAGCTGCAGTTGCAGATGCTGTCTTAGAGCTTAAGAGGGAAGGGCTGCGTGGCTTTCCGTGCCCAGGAATCACTGAACACTCCCTATCTGTAGACTCTCCAGTGCCATTTTCTATTCACAAGTTGTGGCTAGATCTACATATTAAAGAGTATAAAACTGTAATTCCTGCACCCGGTGGAGATGCTAATGAACGCATTCCAGCTTATGTTCTGGATGAGAGCGATCAGCCTGTAGAAACCGGCGATGCAATGAGAGTAGTTGCGCCAATTTTCCGGAGTGTGAAAACCACTGGTCCTGCAGAAGAAAGGGTTCAACATGCAAACGAAGGAGCCAATCTGAGGCAACCGCTGGCGGCTCTGGCGTCGAAGTTAAGAGATCCTAGATATGCATTCATTTTTCGTCCGGGTGAATTCTTACCTAATGAAAATGGAGTTCCTTCTGCTGATTTAGATTCTCTGCTTCATTCTTGGGTTGGAGGTGAGCAACCAGTTACGATACTAGACTTATCCGGTATTCCTGCTTCGATACTAGACATACTCATAGGAGCGCTCCTAAGAGTGCTTTATGATGCATTATTTTGGGCGCGTAAATTGCCCGAAGGTGGTCAAGAAAGGCCATTGTTGTTAGTGTTAGAAGAGGCGCATTCGTATTTAAATAGTGAGAGGAACACTTCAGCAGGCTCTGCGGTAAAGCGTATTGCAAAAGAAGGGCGAAAATACGGGGTTGGTCTTATGATTGTTAGTCAGAGGCCTTCTGAGGTTGATTCCACCGTTTTGTCTCAATGCGGCACCATATTTTCACTGCGGCTTTCAAATGACAGCGACCGTGGGCAAGTGGTAGGAGCATCAGCAGATAATCTCAAGGGACTGTTTGATATGCTTCCTATTCTTCGCATAGGGGAAGCTATAATAGTAGGGGAATCAGTAAGCTTGCCGATTCGGTGTCTAGTTAAGACACCGCCTGTGAGTGAACGTCCGGATAGCCTAGACCCCGCAGTCGTGGCTAGAGGTTCTGAGGTAGAAGATGGCTTTAGCGTTCCCGGTGGTTGGAATCAAAAGCGTGACCCAGTTGATTACATACCAGTAGTTCGCCAATGGAGATCTCAGTCATCAGACTACATTCACGCAGTAGAGGAAGAAACCACAACAACACAAACAGAAGGAGAAAATGACAATGGAATGGATTGA
- a CDS encoding KTSC domain-containing protein — translation MEWIETPESSNLERFGYEASTMSLRVEFKSGGTYDYYDVPEQVFENMKAAPSKGSFLAQHIKGVYRYARI, via the coding sequence ATGGAATGGATTGAAACACCTGAATCATCAAATCTTGAGCGCTTTGGATATGAGGCATCGACGATGTCTTTGCGTGTCGAGTTCAAAAGTGGAGGCACTTATGACTACTATGATGTGCCTGAACAAGTATTCGAGAATATGAAAGCAGCGCCTTCAAAGGGAAGTTTCCTAGCCCAGCACATTAAAGGCGTATACCGCTATGCGCGAATATAA
- a CDS encoding DUF3375 family protein: MSSTFEPYFDNNPTLKLLRGNYAGFILGFFHDSFKETGQTQIPEEDLESMLDQHLQELRRQDAETLSRDARYYLNAWCEDSYRLLQKRFSEEKNSYVYQLTQHSEKALAWLEDLRRGEKRGYTTSDSRFGKILTELRRIDRDTNDDPEARRKELLKQRDSIDTELKRIRETGKVDTMDPAAVKDALHDLESDVEAFLSDFRAIEETFRDQAREIQDLYLERQLTKGAMVAHVLDADQALRNRDQGRSYFGFREAMTSLQNREELQALAKRAGALADEHGLDLASFDRLPRRLHNEVSHVGSIYRRITGQLRRVVEEQSSKQTRYLMELLGEARSLAKACGELPTEVELHHWEDPPRFNNLMEVGFWEPPQTGQFEDIHNEGEQDPEALKEALSRIGKPLDLPKYRERIAQVLEGQPQVSLRELVERYPIESGIVDVVAYVAVGGEGVQNIYLPETFQLDLNRPQQPRYAELEKIIFVK; the protein is encoded by the coding sequence ATGTCCTCCACCTTCGAGCCCTATTTTGATAACAATCCGACGCTCAAGCTGCTGCGTGGGAACTACGCGGGCTTCATTCTAGGCTTTTTTCACGATAGCTTTAAAGAGACCGGGCAGACTCAGATTCCGGAAGAGGATTTGGAGTCGATGTTGGATCAGCACCTGCAGGAGTTGCGGCGTCAGGATGCTGAAACTCTCTCACGCGATGCCCGGTATTATTTGAACGCATGGTGTGAAGATAGCTACCGATTACTGCAAAAGCGATTTTCCGAGGAGAAGAACAGCTATGTCTACCAACTGACCCAGCACAGCGAGAAGGCCTTGGCCTGGCTGGAGGATCTGCGGCGCGGGGAAAAGCGTGGTTATACTACTTCGGATTCACGTTTCGGTAAGATTTTGACGGAGTTGCGCCGGATTGATCGGGACACAAACGACGATCCTGAGGCTCGGCGAAAGGAGCTGCTTAAACAGCGTGACTCTATTGATACCGAGCTGAAGCGGATTCGCGAAACCGGCAAGGTCGATACGATGGATCCGGCTGCGGTGAAGGATGCCCTCCATGACCTCGAATCGGATGTGGAGGCCTTCCTGAGTGACTTTCGTGCGATCGAGGAAACCTTCCGTGACCAGGCGAGGGAAATACAGGACCTCTATCTGGAGCGGCAACTGACGAAGGGGGCCATGGTCGCCCACGTGCTCGATGCGGACCAGGCCTTGCGCAATCGTGATCAGGGCCGGAGTTATTTTGGCTTTCGGGAAGCGATGACTTCTTTGCAGAATCGAGAAGAGCTTCAGGCGCTGGCCAAGCGTGCGGGGGCGCTGGCCGATGAGCATGGACTGGATCTGGCATCCTTTGATCGTTTGCCCCGACGCCTGCACAATGAGGTCAGCCATGTCGGCAGCATTTACCGACGCATTACCGGGCAGTTGAGGCGTGTGGTGGAGGAGCAAAGCTCAAAGCAGACGCGTTACTTGATGGAGCTACTCGGTGAAGCACGTTCGCTGGCCAAGGCATGTGGTGAACTGCCGACTGAGGTCGAATTGCATCATTGGGAGGATCCGCCTCGCTTCAATAATCTGATGGAGGTCGGCTTTTGGGAACCACCGCAAACAGGACAGTTCGAAGATATTCACAATGAAGGAGAGCAAGACCCCGAAGCACTCAAAGAAGCACTCAGCCGAATTGGGAAGCCATTGGACTTGCCGAAATACCGGGAGCGGATTGCTCAGGTTTTGGAGGGGCAACCGCAGGTGAGCCTTCGGGAACTGGTCGAGCGTTACCCTATCGAGTCGGGCATCGTTGACGTGGTGGCATACGTCGCTGTAGGCGGCGAAGGCGTTCAGAATATCTATCTACCCGAAACCTTTCAACTGGACTTAAACCGTCCGCAACAGCCGCGCTACGCGGAACTGGAGAAAATTATTTTTGTGAAATGA